A segment of the Maylandia zebra isolate NMK-2024a linkage group LG2, Mzebra_GT3a, whole genome shotgun sequence genome:
gaccattgatcaatggttgttgatcaatggtcatgagtccagttcacagagagctggggaatggctgcaatcacagcattgtaagatggtgacaaatgtacccttaggcccctcctccattcagagatggtctttccttttgacataaatggcctccttgactccgccctcaaaccagcgttcacatttactcaggaccttcttgatgtgaagttcttctgcttcgctggctgctgtgtctgtggggatggtgtttgttctgtgttgtagtgtcctgatgacgcccagtttgtgctccagtggatgatgagagtcaaaccttaaatactgatctgtatgtgtaaacagagtgaacctttaagaccagttgtctgtacgatcaactcagtcacctgaaacatctccaagtttctggctttgatcatcaacctgttggtagttcagctctgaacaccagtgaaatgtttctcccactgaaatcgctgcattcatatgaacagcatcaacgttttgggatcatggagttgtggacaaagtctcagttaatcagataaagtcaaacctataattggtaaagagTTCGTGGATGATATGCCCCTTGATCGTAAAGAAGTGGATGTTGTGTGGACTATAGTTCAGAGTGGTgggtcattcataaatattctgttccagctgctggaggacaacatcatcacttttgtgaagaacgagctgaagaagatccagaaggctctgaatccaaataagccccagtgcttggagtttcagagggaggatgatgagcagaggagcagcagcagagaggcatttgtgaagatcacagtggacttcctgaggagaatgaagcaggaggagctggctgaccgtctgcagagacgtaagaggatttatctaaagatttaagctgctggataaatgagagacttgtgacaccagtgtgttcagtcatttctcagtgggtcagaaattgtcatcagcattttgtaaaatatgattgttaaagttgtatttttattattattattcagaacttccagctgctgtttgtcatcgtaaccttaagtctaagctgaaggagaagttccagtgtgtgtttgagggcatcgctaaagcaggaaacccaaccctcctgaatcagatctacacagagctctacatcacagagggagggactgcagaggtcaatgatgaacatgaggtcagacagatggaaacagcatccaggaaaccagacagaccagaaacaaccatcagacaagaagacatctttaaagcctcacctggaagagacgaaccaatcagaacagtgctgacaaagggagtggctggcattgggaaaacggtcttaacacagaaatacagcctggactgggctgaagacaaagccaaccaggacatccagttcatatttccattcactttcagagagctgaatgtgctgaaagaggaaaagttcagcttggtgggacttgttcatcacttctttactgaaaccaaagaagcaggaatctgcagctttgaagacttccaggttgtgttcatctttgatggtctggatgagtgtcgacttcctctggacttccacaaaactacaatcctaactgaccctagaaagtccacctcagtggatgtgctgctgataaacctcatcagggggaaactgcttccctctgctcgcctctggataaccacacgacctgcagcagccaatcagatccctcctgactgtgttggcatggtgacagaggtcagagggttcactgacccacagaaggaggagtacttcaggaagagattcagagataagaagcaggccagcagcatcatctcccacatcaagacatcacgaagcctccacatcatgtgtcacatcccagtcttctgctggatcactgctacagttctggaggatgtgctggaaaccagagagggaggacagctgcccaacaccctgactgagatgtacatccacttcctggtggttcaggccaaagtgaagaaggtcaagtatgatggaggagctgagacagatccacactggagtccagagagcaggaagatgatggagtctctgggaaaactggcttttgatcagctgcagaaaggaaacctgatcttctatgaatcagacctgacagagtgtggcatcgatatcagagcagcctcagtgtactcaggagtgttcacacagatctttaaagaggagagaggactgtaccaggacaaggtgttctgcttcatccatctgagtgttcaggagtttctggctgctcttcatgtccatctgaccttcagcaACTCTGGAAAAAATCTTCTTGAACAGAAACAAATAACCTCCAAGAGTTTTAGCTTTTTAAACCAAAAAGAATCTTttcaccagagtgctgtgaacaaggccttacagagtccaaatggacacctggacttgttcctccgcttcctcctgggtctttcactgcagaccaatcagactctcctacgaggtctgatgacacaaacaggaagtagctcacagaccaatcaggaaacggtccagtacatcaagaagaagctcagtgagaatctgtctgcagagaaaagcatcaatctgatccactgtctgaatgaactgaatgatcgttctctagtggaggagatccaacaatacaggacttcaggaagtctctccacaggtaaactgtctcctgctcagtgctcagctctgaccttcatgttactgtcatcagaagaagatctggatgagtTTGACTTTAAGAAAtattctgcttcagaggaggctcttctgagaatgctgccagtggtcaaagcctccaataAAGCTCTGTAAGTAAACATGAACTCATTGCTTAAAATCTTATAATCGATAAAAATCTTAAAACCAtgggaaataaatcagaaatgctgagttcaaagaacag
Coding sequences within it:
- the LOC143412372 gene encoding protein NLRC3-like, with the translated sequence METASRKPDRPETTIRQEDIFKASPGRDEPIRTVLTKGVAGIGKTVLTQKYSLDWAEDKANQDIQFIFPFTFRELNVLKEEKFSLVGLVHHFFTETKEAGICSFEDFQVVFIFDGLDECRLPLDFHKTTILTDPRKSTSVDVLLINLIRGKLLPSARLWITTRPAAANQIPPDCVGMVTEVRGFTDPQKEEYFRKRFRDKKQASSIISHIKTSRSLHIMCHIPVFCWITATVLEDVLETREGGQLPNTLTEMYIHFLVVQAKVKKVKYDGGAETDPHWSPESRKMMESLGKLAFDQLQKGNLIFYESDLTECGIDIRAASVYSGVFTQIFKEERGLYQDKVFCFIHLSVQEFLAALHVHLTFSNSGKNLLEQKQITSKSFSFLNQKESFHQSAVNKALQSPNGHLDLFLRFLLGLSLQTNQTLLRGLMTQTGSSSQTNQETVQYIKKKLSENLSAEKSINLIHCLNELNDRSLVEEIQQYRTSGSLSTGKLSPAQCSALTFMLLSSEEDLDEFDFKKYSASEEALLRMLPVVKASNKALLSSCNISEEGCENLLSVVSSQSCSLRELDLSTNSLKASAVKLLSAAVESPHAKLNILRLNICELSEENCEALSSVLSSQSSSLTELDLSIRKLQDSGVKLLSAGLQRLNY